The nucleotide window TGTGGCTGTACCAAAGGGGGCTGCATCTGGGGCATTTTGTACCGGCTTAACGCAAAGCTGGCCCCGTCAAACATCGAAACCATCACAAACGCAGTCATCAATAGGTAACTAATTTTCATATATGCCTAACAACGTTCTTGCCTAAGAATCTTGACTGAAGATGCTCTATCTCATTCATATCGGTTATCTCACTCTCTTTCATGCAAACTGTTCCACTGCCCCATGCGGCACATCGATCACGCTTGTAAGCCAGTAAAATGAACATACCTACCTTTTTTAAGCACCTATGACTCAGCCATTACAAGACCTCCAAGCAGAAGCAGGTGCAATCTTCATAAACAACATACCCGCTCATTTTGGTAATGATGCCGCAGTTATGGAGCAAATTACAGTTGGCAAAGTGGGTCTATGCGATCGCACCCATTGGGGCAGAATTCAAATGACTGGGGACGATCGCCTCCGCTTTCTCCATAATCAAACCACCAACGACTTTAATATTCTCAAGTCAGGTCAAGGCTGCGACACTGTATTTGTTACTTCCACAGGACGCACGATTGATCTTGCCACCGCCTACGTCACTGAAGATGCGGTTCTGCTCCTCGTATCACCCGGCTACAATCAGCGATTGATGGAATGGATGGATCGCTTTATCTTCTTTGCTGACAAGGTGGAGCTACAAGATATTACAGAATCGACCGTTGCTTTTAGCTTGCTAGGAGAGGGGCTGACGGACGCATTGGGCATGGGAGCGATCGCCCAGCAGCCTTATGCCAGTCATCAACTCATGGCGATCGGTGGGGTGGAAGTCCGAGTGGCAGTCGGCAGCGGTCTAACCACTCCTGGCTACACCCTCATTGCTGCTGTCAATGATGCTGCCCAACTCTGGCAAACCCTTGCAGCAGCAGGCGCACAGCCCTTTGGCACTCAAGCCTGGGAGGAACTCCGCATTCAGCAAGGTCGCCCCGCCGCTGGGCAAGAACTTACCGACGCTGTAAACCCTTTGGAAGCTGGCTTGTGGCAAACGATTTCCCTTAGCAAGGGCTGCTACATTGGTCAGGAAACGATCGCCCGGCTCCACTCCTATCGGGGCGTTAAACAACAGCTTTGGGGCATCAAAATGAACGCCGCTGCCGAAGTTGATAGCTCCATCACAGAGGGTGAAGAAAAAATTGGCAAACTCACAAGCTGCACCCAAACCGCCACCGGACACTTTGGACTGGCATACATCCGCACCAAAGCTGTCACACCTGGACTTAAAGTGACCATTGGCGCAGTTGAAGGCGAACTCGTAGCAGTGCCATTCGTCACTCATGAGTACCCTTAACTCGCCCGTCTGGCGCTTTATTCCGTGCCTTGAAGCACCAGGGAATATTCAAATGGCGCTAGATCTGTGGCTATTTAACCAGCACTGTTTAGGCTTGCATCCTCCCACACTAAGGTTCTACACCTGGTCACCTGTCGCTATTTCCCTGGGCTATCACCAGTCAAAATTTCCTAACTTCTGGCAGCAGTTGAGTTGGAATAACCAGCCTATTGAGATTATCCGTCGTCCGAGTGGCGGACGCGCAGTTCTTCATCAAGACGACTTAACTTATGCAGTAATTGCATCGGGGTTCGCGGCAAGTCGGGCAGAGGCTTACCGCGAGATTTGTCAGTTCTTGATTGAAGGATGGCGATCGCTCTCTATCTCGCTGGAATATGGTCAAGCTAAGCGCGGCTACATCCATAACCCTAACTGTTTTGGCACTGCCACAGCCGCCGATCTAATGACTTCTAACAATAGTAAGTTCATCGGGAGCGCCCAGCTTCGCCGCAATTCAGCCATTTTGCAGCATGGCTCTATGCGCCTTAACCCTGATCCTACACTTTTTCAACAAGTCTTTGAGCAACCTCTTGAACCTGTTCTCGACCTAAAAATTCCGACTCAAACTATCATCAATGTGCTCACAGCTTCAGCCTCTCAATGTTTTAGAATTCAATTAATTAATCAACCTTTATCTAATGAAGAATGGCACGAAGTCAACGCCTTAGCGCTACGCTCATGCCATTCTAATCGAACTTAAAGATGCACCCTAATCAAGCATAAAGTCTCTAGATAAACAAGAAGTCAGCCGCGTTGATCAGAGCCTTATTAACACCCTTTAAGGTTGCAATATCTTGATCGCCCACACTAATAATAGTGCTGCCATTCTTTTGAGAAATATCTAGATCGCTAAAGTCAACTTTGCCCAGAACTACGATGCGATCGAAGCTATTTTTGAAGTCCTTAATGATGTCGTTACCACCATTGATTTCAACCACAAAGCGATCGTTTCCAGCTCCACCAATTAACTCATCAATGCCTTTCCCACCGATAAGCGTATCATTACCTTTACCACCATCCAAAGTATCATCACCAAAAAGACCAGCGAGAACATCATTACCCACTAAACCTCTGAGTAAATCGCCACCGCCACCACCGTTTAGCAGGTCATCGCCCACTTGCCCTAGCAACTTGTCAACACCATCTCCGCCGCGCATGAAATCGTTGCTTGCCAAACCTTTCAGCACTGTTCCGGCAATCCCGCCAACACCGCCAAACAGCAAATTATTCACAACAAAGTCTTGCAAAAGACCCGAGCTACCCAAAGAATTTAGCACAGAGCCAATGCCACCGAGCAAATCAACATTGCCGGAATTGTCGACTGCATCAAAAGCGTCAATGACTTCGATAAAATCATCAACTTTTACACCAGTAAACATGGGGAATGCAGTATCACTCAGTCCTCTAAATAAGCTGCCCAGCTTAATCCCTTGCAATAAATCAACGTTGCCCACATCACTGAACAACTTATCGACCTTAAAATCTTTTCCAGTGACGTTGCTGAAAAAGCTGCTAACGCCTCTAAAGAAATCACCGAAGTCAATTTTATCCAGCTTGATGTTGCTAAAGTTAACTTTGCTAAGTCCGTTGAAGAAATCGCCTAAATCTGAATTTCCTACAACTTTGTTGCTATTAGTGCTCAGTCCAAAAATGTCACCTAAGTCCAACTGCCCAAAGGCTTTTTTATTGTTTAGGTCTGTGATCAAATCTTTAATATCAAGAGCCAAGCTAGAGCTAGATGCCATAATTTAATTCCTCAACTTCTCAAGTAACCGAGTTTTCTTTCGCAACGAGGTGCTGTTATTCCAAGTAAGACAGAAGGATCAAAGAATACGTTCCCGAAAGTATCCAGTTTTATGAGTGACACGCTTTTTCCGGAACATAAACAGCAGACATCCTGCCTTTAAGCCAAATAATTAGACTTAAAAAACCATCCACTTTTCCAACCGACCTTAAGGACTACGCTTGCAGGGACACTTTCTTACCGGGACACTTTACAGAAGAGACAATAGGCAACAGGGGCATCAGTCTTCGACTCGCCGCAGCGTCGGCAGCACATACCCCCCTAAGCCAATTAAAACTAGAGTCATAGAGGTCAGAATATATAGAAGTGAAATGCCTGCTCCTGCACCCGTCCCGACAATGGCGTGAAATAAGGAAGTAAGCCTGTTGTTTTGTTGTAAAGCGGGTTCAAATACACGATCGGCGAGCGGCCCAGCAATTAATAGGGCGATCGCACTGACACTCTGCACCACGAGCGCGTTTGCCGCAAACACTCGCCCCTGAATTTCTGGCGCAATTTTTTCCATCCAGATCGCGGTTTCCGAACTGCCCAAC belongs to Timaviella obliquedivisa GSE-PSE-MK23-08B and includes:
- a CDS encoding lipoate--protein ligase family protein, which translates into the protein MSTLNSPVWRFIPCLEAPGNIQMALDLWLFNQHCLGLHPPTLRFYTWSPVAISLGYHQSKFPNFWQQLSWNNQPIEIIRRPSGGRAVLHQDDLTYAVIASGFAASRAEAYREICQFLIEGWRSLSISLEYGQAKRGYIHNPNCFGTATAADLMTSNNSKFIGSAQLRRNSAILQHGSMRLNPDPTLFQQVFEQPLEPVLDLKIPTQTIINVLTASASQCFRIQLINQPLSNEEWHEVNALALRSCHSNRT
- a CDS encoding folate-binding protein — translated: MTQPLQDLQAEAGAIFINNIPAHFGNDAAVMEQITVGKVGLCDRTHWGRIQMTGDDRLRFLHNQTTNDFNILKSGQGCDTVFVTSTGRTIDLATAYVTEDAVLLLVSPGYNQRLMEWMDRFIFFADKVELQDITESTVAFSLLGEGLTDALGMGAIAQQPYASHQLMAIGGVEVRVAVGSGLTTPGYTLIAAVNDAAQLWQTLAAAGAQPFGTQAWEELRIQQGRPAAGQELTDAVNPLEAGLWQTISLSKGCYIGQETIARLHSYRGVKQQLWGIKMNAAAEVDSSITEGEEKIGKLTSCTQTATGHFGLAYIRTKAVTPGLKVTIGAVEGELVAVPFVTHEYP